CTCAAGCTGAGATTGGCTGTTGCTCCAGTAATGCTGCTACCAAGACTGCTTGGCTCTAAATCTTACGATGGACTTTATAAGGGTAATAAATTTCGCAAGTATTTGATTGGCAATGTCGCTAAGGATCAAATCAAAATCGAAAATCTAAATCCTCCTTTTGCAGCCATTGCCTTTAACGTACTAGATGGCAGACCTTATATGATCAAAGAAGGCGATCTTGGCTACGCGCTGCAGGCAAGCTCAGCAGTGCCAGCTCTGCGCAAGCCTGTAGAAATTGACGGTAAGTTATTTGTTGATGGTGGCGTAGCCTGCAATTTGCCAGTCAAGCAATGTCGAGAGCTTGGCGCTGATATTGTCATTGCCGTAAATGTAGACCCGCCCTTTAAACCAGACTGCCCTGACACTTATCGCAAAATGGGCAGTATCTCCAGGAGACTTTTAAACTGGGCGCTTTACGATATCGACCAGCCCCAAGTAGCCAGTGCAGATATTGTCATTCACCCTGATACGACAGGCATCTCACTGATATCCACCAGCAAAAAAGATATCAAACATGGTATCGCCGAAGGTGAAAGAACCGCCCGGGCACAGCTACCAGAGATACTGGCAAAACTAAAAGAGCTTGGTGTGACAGTATCAGAATCAGAGCAGGTAGAGCCCGGAGAGCAGTTAAGCGAGACCAGCACAATTAAAGAGACTGCCAAAAAAGCAGTAGAAAACATGAGCGACAGTGTCAGAGACCAAGACCAAACGGATCAAGGCACTAAAAATTAGAGAACAGACAATATATGTCTGTTCTCTAATTTTTTAACTGGGTAATTGGTCGCAACCAAATTTAAATTACTCTTTGCTGCCGACCAGGATAATGTTGCAGCCTACTTGATAAGGCAATCCATTTTTAGGATTTTTGATTTTGCCATTGGCATAAAAACCGGTTGAACCAGTTTTAAAATCGCGCCCTTCAGCTGTAAGTGTGGCCCAGACTTCGCCTGATGGCGTTTTGAATTCGATGATAAGTGATTTGGGAACGTCTGCGTCTACTACTTTTGCCATTTTGTGTCCTCGTTATGTGCTTATTGACCTTAACTCTGGTTTCTAAACTTTCTAAAGTCTAGCACTTGTGTCAACCCGCATGAACAGTATATATCCGCAGCTTCATTGGTATATACAAGTGGTGGCAGATCAAGCAACGATAGACCGACTGATAAAGAGAAACACAAGCGCATTGAGGCTTGAGCCAGTATTAAACGCAGTTTAGCTGCTTTACATTTGCGCACCTCCTATTGATATCCCAGGGGGGATATGAGAAGCTTGGCTCAATTCTGTCAATAGTCTTGTTGTGACGCCGCTTTATTTGGAACGATGAGAAAACGGCAGCTTAGGAGCGCTCAAAGTTAGCGCCCGCTACACAACCGCGCACCGAAGAAAACGCTGCGCCAGTACAGAAAAGGATCCATTTTGAATACATTTTCCGAGCTCGGTCTGTCCGAGCTTCTCGTATCGACGCTTGATAAAATCGGTTTCACAACTCCCACCGAAGTCCAGGTCGAAACATTGCCAGTGGCATTAGCTGGTCGTGATTTGATTGTTTCAGCCGAAACAGGCTCAGGTAAAACTGCTGCTTATGCTCTGCCTATCCTTGAGAGACTCAAAGACAAAGAGCCAGTACGCAAGGAGGGCGCTCAAGCCGAAGCCCCCAAACCAGACAAAAAATCTCGCTCACGTCAGAGATTTCGCCGCTGGGGCAATGAAGATCAATTTGAAGCACCAAAGACCAGCGCACTGGTAGTGGTGCCCACCCGCGAACTGGCATTGCAAGTTAAAGAACAATTTTTAAAGCTTAATCCTAATAAGTCACTCAAAGTCCTCGTGCTTTACGGCGGTGCCGATTTCCTCGGTCAATCACACGCCCTCAAGCGCGGTGCCGACATCATCATCGCTACTCCCGGACGTCTCATTGACTTCCTTATGAGAGGCGCTTGCGTCCTCAATGACGTCAATATGGTTGTACTGGATGAAGCTGACCGTCTCCTGGATTTGGGCTTTACAATACAAATCAATCAAATTCTCGACTACCTACCTGTCGAAAGACAGACTGTGGTTTTTAGTGCCACTATCGACAAACGTGTTAACGCTGTCGCCAGTGCTTATCTCAAAAACCCCCACACAATCAAAATCAATACTGGACGTATCGAACCCTCGACCATCGAGCAACACATCCACTATCTCAAAGAAAGAGAAAAAGAAGCCAAGCTGCTCGAACTAATCCAGGCATCTGACTCAGGCTCTGTGCTGGTCTTTACCCGCACCAAAATCAAAGCAACAATGCTTGCCGAGCGCATGAAAGAAATGAATATCGGCGTGGAAGAAATCCACGGTGATATCAGACAGCGTCATAGAGAGCGCACATTGCAGCGTTATCGCAATGGTGAGTTTCAGGTGCTTGTGGCTACTGACGTAGCGGCTCGCGGACTGGATGTGCCCTCAATCAATCAGGTCATCAACTACGACTTACCGCAATCAGCCTCTGACTATGTGCACCGTATCGGTCGTACTGGCCGGGCTGGACGTAGCGGTGTAGCACACTCTTTTGTCTCAGATGATCAACGCTATCTACTCAGTGAAATCGAAAAAGTAGTCGGCCGCACCCTCGGTGATGGTCGTCCTACTCGCTCTGCCGGCGGTGGCAAAGCCCGCTCCGGTGGTGGTGGTGGTCACAGAGGCGGCGGTGGATATGGCCGCTCCGGCGGATCATCATCTGGCGGCGGAGGTGGCTGGGGTCGCTCCGATTTTAATCGTGGCGAACGCTCATCCTCTAGCGGCGGTAGCTGGGGTCGTGCGAAGTCTGCCGAAGGCGGAGCTGAACGCGGTACTGGCGACAGAGAGCCACGCACTCCCTATGGTGACAGCGACAAGTATGTAGTTAAGAAAAACTACGACGAACCAAGAAACGGCGAACGTAATTTTTACGGTGACAAGCCATCTTATGGTGATAGACCGGCTTACGGCGGCGGCGAAGGTCGTCCCAACCGTGACCGTTTTGTCAGTCGTGGTGATAGACCAGCTTACGGCGGCGACCGCCCCGAAGGTGAAGGCAGACCGGCTCGTGAGCGTTTTGCCAGACCAAGCGGCGATAGACCAGCTTATGGCGCTGATAAACCAGCCTCTGGTGGCAAACCAGCATATGGCGATAGACCAGCATATGGAGATAGACCTGCTTACGGCGAGAGAGCCGCTGGCGGTGACAGACCCAGATATGGCAAACCAGCCTTTGCAAAAGCCAAAGCAGGCGGCGGTGGTGGTGGTGGCTACGGTGCCAAGCACAGTGGTCCAAAACCAGCTCAAAAGCGTCGTTTTGACTAATCATTAGCCAATTAACTAAAGAGACCAGGTACTCAGTGCCTGGTCTCTTTTTTAGTTAGTGCTTCTTATTTTTGTTTTCCAGGTCGTATTTGTCTCTGTCGGCTTTGAGTGCTTTAAGACAGCTAAGCAAGTCTTCATCTCTTGGGTCGCTACTTTTGCCATACAAAAAATTGGTAAAAGTCCATCTGCCGTTTATTTTTTTCACTTCGGCAATGACCTCTGGTCTGGCATTTTTTTTGCCACCGTTCACCGCAAACACATCCACTCGATAAACATCACCTTTTTTGACGACCTTGGCTGGCTGATAGCTATCAGAGACGTCCTGAGCATTCAAAAATGGGTCAAAGTCAATGCCAACAATCTCTCCTGGATTTTTGGCGGCGGCTTGCTCATCTTCTTTGAGCGCTTTACTGAGAGCGGGGCTAAAACAAAAACGCTTATTGGCGGTAGCGGTATAAAGGTTGGGCTCGTTGTCTTTGCGCTTGCCAACGGGCGGCAGGTACCAGGCATAAAACTCTTTGACATAGGCTCTGGCAGCGGCACTCTCATCGGCAGCTTGAGCTTTGACGCTCTGGGTAACGATCAGTGCC
This genomic stretch from Candidatus Obscuribacter sp. harbors:
- a CDS encoding patatin-like phospholipase family protein, whose amino-acid sequence is MPGLAQTIETKSSNTEEALQIEEARKATIKKTGPLKVGLALGGGGARGAAEVGVLKVLAKSGIKFDYIVGTSVGAIVGGLYALGMTPESMQKEFETGKIMKQFMTVPLKLRLAVAPVMLLPRLLGSKSYDGLYKGNKFRKYLIGNVAKDQIKIENLNPPFAAIAFNVLDGRPYMIKEGDLGYALQASSAVPALRKPVEIDGKLFVDGGVACNLPVKQCRELGADIVIAVNVDPPFKPDCPDTYRKMGSISRRLLNWALYDIDQPQVASADIVIHPDTTGISLISTSKKDIKHGIAEGERTARAQLPEILAKLKELGVTVSESEQVEPGEQLSETSTIKETAKKAVENMSDSVRDQDQTDQGTKN
- a CDS encoding DEAD/DEAH box helicase; the protein is MNTFSELGLSELLVSTLDKIGFTTPTEVQVETLPVALAGRDLIVSAETGSGKTAAYALPILERLKDKEPVRKEGAQAEAPKPDKKSRSRQRFRRWGNEDQFEAPKTSALVVVPTRELALQVKEQFLKLNPNKSLKVLVLYGGADFLGQSHALKRGADIIIATPGRLIDFLMRGACVLNDVNMVVLDEADRLLDLGFTIQINQILDYLPVERQTVVFSATIDKRVNAVASAYLKNPHTIKINTGRIEPSTIEQHIHYLKEREKEAKLLELIQASDSGSVLVFTRTKIKATMLAERMKEMNIGVEEIHGDIRQRHRERTLQRYRNGEFQVLVATDVAARGLDVPSINQVINYDLPQSASDYVHRIGRTGRAGRSGVAHSFVSDDQRYLLSEIEKVVGRTLGDGRPTRSAGGGKARSGGGGGHRGGGGYGRSGGSSSGGGGGWGRSDFNRGERSSSSGGSWGRAKSAEGGAERGTGDREPRTPYGDSDKYVVKKNYDEPRNGERNFYGDKPSYGDRPAYGGGEGRPNRDRFVSRGDRPAYGGDRPEGEGRPARERFARPSGDRPAYGADKPASGGKPAYGDRPAYGDRPAYGERAAGGDRPRYGKPAFAKAKAGGGGGGGYGAKHSGPKPAQKRRFD
- a CDS encoding DUF3828 domain-containing protein, producing the protein MKIFRLLLLSSAAFVVVALIVTQSVKAQAADESAAARAYVKEFYAWYLPPVGKRKDNEPNLYTATANKRFCFSPALSKALKEDEQAAAKNPGEIVGIDFDPFLNAQDVSDSYQPAKVVKKGDVYRVDVFAVNGGKKNARPEVIAEVKKINGRWTFTNFLYGKSSDPRDEDLLSCLKALKADRDKYDLENKNKKH